One stretch of Roseibium sp. HPY-6 DNA includes these proteins:
- a CDS encoding adenylosuccinate synthase, protein MANVVVVGSQWGDEGKGKIVDWLSEQADVIVRFQGGHNAGHTLVIDGVSYKLSLLPSGVARPGKLSVIGNGVVLDPHALAEEVERLGGQGVVVTPETLRVAENATLILSLHRELDALRENSNSGTRIGTTKRGIGPAYEDKVGRRAIRLMDLKNLTTLPAKIDRLLTHHNALRRGLGQDEISAQAIYDELASVADKVLPYMDKVWYLLDDLRRQGKRILFEGAQGALLDIDHGTYPFVTSSNTVAGQAATGCGLGPGSVDFVLGITKAYTTRVGEGPFPTEQENEVGEFLGTRGHEFGTVTGRRRRCGWFDAVLVRQTVCTSGINGIALTKLDVLDGMDEIKICIGYELDGERIDYLPASQGAQERVVPIYESLPGWKESTEGARTWGELPAQAIKYVRHVEELIGAPVALLSTSPERDDTILVQNPFQD, encoded by the coding sequence ATGGGGTGACGAAGGCAAAGGCAAGATCGTCGACTGGTTGTCGGAACAGGCCGATGTCATCGTAAGGTTCCAGGGCGGTCACAACGCTGGACACACGCTCGTCATTGACGGTGTGAGTTACAAACTTTCTCTCTTGCCGTCCGGTGTTGCGCGCCCGGGCAAACTGTCGGTGATCGGCAACGGTGTTGTCCTCGACCCGCATGCATTGGCCGAGGAGGTGGAACGGCTTGGTGGACAAGGTGTCGTGGTGACACCGGAGACCCTGCGCGTTGCCGAAAACGCAACGCTTATTCTGTCTCTTCACCGCGAGCTGGATGCTTTGCGCGAAAACTCCAACAGCGGGACCCGGATCGGCACTACGAAGCGAGGCATTGGACCGGCCTACGAGGACAAGGTGGGTCGCCGTGCGATTCGTCTTATGGACTTGAAGAACCTGACCACGCTGCCCGCGAAAATCGATCGGCTCCTGACCCATCACAATGCGCTCCGCCGCGGGCTCGGGCAGGACGAGATTTCCGCCCAGGCGATCTATGACGAGCTTGCCAGCGTTGCGGACAAGGTTCTGCCCTATATGGACAAGGTCTGGTATCTGCTTGACGATTTGCGGCGTCAGGGAAAACGCATCCTGTTCGAGGGCGCGCAAGGCGCGTTGCTGGACATCGACCACGGCACCTATCCGTTCGTCACCTCTTCGAACACCGTTGCGGGCCAGGCAGCGACCGGTTGCGGACTGGGGCCGGGATCGGTCGATTTTGTTCTCGGTATTACAAAGGCTTATACGACCCGTGTCGGCGAAGGGCCGTTTCCGACGGAACAGGAAAACGAAGTCGGGGAATTTCTGGGAACACGCGGCCACGAATTCGGGACGGTGACCGGACGCCGCCGGCGGTGCGGCTGGTTTGATGCTGTTCTGGTTCGACAGACTGTCTGCACATCGGGCATCAACGGCATCGCACTGACCAAGCTTGATGTTCTTGACGGGATGGATGAAATCAAGATCTGCATCGGCTACGAGCTCGATGGCGAGCGGATCGACTACCTTCCGGCGTCGCAGGGGGCACAAGAGCGGGTCGTGCCGATATATGAGTCGCTGCCGGGCTGGAAAGAATCCACTGAAGGTGCTCGCACCTGGGGTGAGTTGCCGGCGCAGGCAATCAAATATGTGCGTCACGTTGAAGAACTCATCGGCGCACCGGTAGCGTTGTTGTCGACGAGCCCGGAACGTGATGACACAATTCTTGTGCAGAATCCTTTCCAGGATTGA